Below is a window of Flavobacterium cyclinae DNA.
AAATAAAAAAAAGAGACTGATTATATTTGAAAAATTCATTTTTTTAACTCAATACTTATGAAAAAGAAAACTAAAAAACAGTTGAAATTTGGCTTAATTGGTCGAAACATAAGCTATTCTTTTTCTAAAAAGTATTTCAATGAAAAGTTTGAAATAGGTCATTTTGATAATTGTGAATACAAGAATTACGACATTGAAAGCATTAAAGACTTTCCAAAAACAATCACTGAAATAAAAGGTTTACGTGGTTTAAATGTAACAATTCCGTATAAAGAAGAGGTTATTCCGTATTTAGATAAATTATCAAAAACGGCAAAAAAAATTGGTGCTGTAAACTGTATTACAATTTCAAAAAAGAAAAATCTAAAAGGTTACAATACCGATTATTTTGGATTTAAAAAATCAATAAAACCCTTATTAAAAGAACACCATAAAAAAGCATTGATATTAGGAACAGGAGGCGCCAGTAAAGCAATTGCTTATGCTTTACGAACTTTAAAAATCGAATACGATTTTGTTTCAAGAACTGCCGATGAGTTTCAATACAAATATGAAGAGTTAGACGCCACTATTTTTGAAGAATACACTATAATCATCAATACCACTCCAGTTGGCACCTATCCGAATATTGATGATTGTCCAAAACTAGATTATAGCTTGTTTACCAAAAAACATATTGCTTACGACTTAATTTATAATCCAGAAGAAACCGCATTTTTAAGAAACGCAAAAGAGCAAGGAGCCGTGACTAAAAATGGTTATGAAATGTTGGTTTTACAAGCGGAAAAGGCTTGGAAGATTTGGAATGAGTAAGTAAGCACGCAGATGACACTGGTTTTCAAGCGCGGATTATAACTGATTTTTCTTTTAAACACACAAACACAATAGATTTACTTTGTGTTGATTTTAGTCGGACGCTTCGGACGTTGCACTTGGCATAGACAACATAGAATTTAACAGCAAAGAGCACAAAAGTTTTCGCAAAGTTCGCAAAGTTTTTTTTACATACAGTTTGTCATTCTGTTATGTATCTCTTTAATGTCATGCCTAACGGTATTTAAGTTAGTCTAATGAAAAAACACAAAACCAAAACTGCTTTAAAAACCAATCCCAAGAAAGCCTTTTGACAGCTATCTAACCCCGATAGGAGCGACACCTTGTATAGCGGATAGCGGGAAAATGGATAACAATAAAGCTTATAGCATTCGTTTCAAATAAAATAACAGATAATTCCTCATTTTTTTTGAATTTACGTAGTGCTTTAGTATCTTCACACCATATTAGTAACCTTAAGCATTTACACAATGTCAGAAGCAACACATGATAACCTGCAGAACGCAGATGGACAAGACCAAATGGAACAATTAGATGGTGTGACCATTATTAGTCAATCGGTATTAGAGGAAATAGACAATTCTAATGCAGAAGAAAGCGAAGATGATACAATAAAAGAAAAGCACGAAATTCCGGTATTGGATTACGATGCGATGTCGATGGAAGCCTTAACCGATGAATTAGAAAAATTAGTCGACAATGAAAAAGTAATGGCGATTAAAGACCATGTTGAAGGCATCAGAAAAGCTTTTTCGGACAAATATCACCATTTTATAGACGAGAAAAAAGAGGAATTCTTATCTCAAAACAACGAAGAAGGTTTAGAGTTTGAATATCATTTCCCATTAAAAAATAAGTTTGATTCTATTTACAACACCTATAAATCAAACAAAGCGAAATACTTTAAACAATTACAAAACAATTTAGAACAAAACTTTGCGGTACGCGAAAGCTTAATCGAAGAATTAAAAAACCTTATCGATTCAGGCGATGCAAGTATTAGCGATATGTTCAAAAAAGTAAACGAAATTCGCGAACGTTGGAAAAATGCCGGTGCAATTCCAAGAGATAAATACAACATCTTGTGGAACAACTACCATTTTCACATGGAGCGTTTTTACGACATCATGCACTTAGACAAAGAAGCGCGTGATTTAGATTTGAAAAACAATTTAGAGCAAAAGCAAGCTATAATTGCCAAAGCCAAAGAATTGTTGAACGAAGCTGACGTGATGAAAGCGTTCCGTGAATTGCAATTATTACACCGCGTTTGGAAAGAAGAAATTGGTCCGGTTGATCGTGAACACAGAGAAGCAATTTGGAACGAATTCAGTGAAATCACCAAACAAATGCACGATAAACGTGAAGGTTTATATGCTGAAGCAAGAGCAAAAGAATCAGACAACTTAGCGGTTAAAAATGAAATTATTTCGCAAATTATCGCTTTAGGAAACGAGAAAATCGATTCGCACAGTGGATGGCAAGCGCAAATTCAGAAAATGGAAGCGCTGCGTGAAGCGTTCTTTAAAGCAGGAAAAGTACCAGCAGAAGTAACGGAGGAAACTTGGGCTAACTTTAAAAATGCAGTTAGAGCTTTTAATGCGAATAAAAATGTTTTCTATAAAGATATTAAAAACGAGCAACAAGATAATTTAAATAAAAAATTAGCTTTAGTAGAAAAAGCAAAATCGTTGCAAGACAGCACAGATTTTGCTGCTACAACTCCAATTATGAAGAAAATTCAAGACGATTGGAAGAAAATTGGGCACGTACCTCGTAAATATTCTGACAGTGTTTGGAAAGACTTTAAAGATGCTTGTAATGCATATTTCGACAGAATGCATGAAGCAAGAAATGCCGAAACTAGTGAAGAAGTAGAAGCATTTGAAAAGAAAAAAGCATTTTTAGAAGAGTTAAAATCATTCACTTTAACTGGCGAACACAAAGCAGATTTGGATGCAATTAAAGCTCATATTGCGACTTGGAAAACCTTTGGAAAAGTACCTTATAACAGAAGACATATTGAAGGAAAATTCAATAAAATTTTAGATGCCTTGTTTGAAAAACTAAGCCTATCTAAAAAAGACACTGAAATGATGCGTTTTAATAATCGCTTAGAGCAATTAGCAGAAGGCGACGACCGCAGAGCTTTAGAACAAGAGCAATTCTTCATTAGAAAGAAAATCGACGAAGTACAAAGCGAAATTTTCCAGTTAGAAAACAACATTCAGTTTATTAGCAGTAGTTCGAAAGGTGAAAATCCTTTTATTAAAGAAGTTCAAAAAAGCATTGAACGCCACAAAGACGACTTGAAATTGTGGAAAGAAAAGCTACAGCAAATTAAAAATATGTAAGATAGAATCCCGAGTTTAGGCTCGGGATTTTTTTGTTGACAATTTTAAAACACAACAATTAACTTTGTAAGATTTTCGTTATATTTGATAAAACGTTATTGACACTCGTTATATCTTATATGAAAAAATATTTATTTTTAATATTCCTTTTAGTAAATTCAATATTTTTATACTCTCAAAATAACCAAGATGAACCCATTTGGTGGAAATGGGAAAGAGAAGGCAAGTATTTAGAAGTAGCTAGTCATTTGCTATATATAGTTGAATCGGATTCTACTACAAATAAACATGCAGATTATCTTCATATCGCTAGAAGTTATGGTTATTTAAATGATTATGAAAAAGCTATTTTCTATTTTAAAAAATCAATGATTGGTTTAGAAGAAAAGAATGACGAACAATTTTGGTGGTATTATCAAGGAACTTTAGCATTTTTTGAAAGAAATAAAGATAAACTTAAAATTTATTTAGATAAACTAGAAAACAATCATTCGAACTACTACAAGAATAATTATCTAACTTTAAAATCGCTTTATGAAAATTTCGAGAAAGGATATTTAGAAGCTTCTAGATGGAAAAATAATCAAACTAAAAATTAAAATACCGTCCCTACAGGACTTCCTAATCGTTGTGTTGATTTTTTACCCATATTACGTTCCTACGGAGCTACCTACATTCCGTTCCTACGGAACTAGAAAAAATAAATAAAACTAATGTAAAATGCCGTTAGGCATGAAATATGGGTAACATAAAGTAATATAGCTGAAAAAATCCCGTAGGGATGACATAAAAGAGATGCTTAACAGCATGACAAGATTGAGGATAAACTTTGCGTGCTTTGTGCCTTCTTTGTGCTCCTTGTGGTTAAACCTGAACACTGAGACTGAACACTGAGACTGAACACTGAGACTGAACACTGAACACTACAAATTCTTCGCTTCTTCCCAAAAAACATCCATTTCAGCTAACGTCATATCGGCTAAAGGTTTGCCTAATTCTGTGGCTTTACTTTCTAAATATTGAAAACGTTTGATGAATTTTTTATTCGTGCGTTCTAAAGCGTCTTCTGGGTTTACTTTTAAGAATCTGGCATAGTTTATCATGGAAAACAAAACATCGCCAAATTCGGCTTCTATTTTATCTTGATTGCCGGCTTGTACCTCAACTTGAAGTTCGTTTAGTTCTTCTTGTACTTTGTCCCAAACTTGGTGCGGTTCTTCCCAATCAAATCCAACGCCTTTTACCTTATCTTGAATGCGACTTGCTTTTACTAACGCAGGCAAACTTTTTGGCACACCTTCTAATACTGATTTTTTGCCTTCTTTCAGTTTTAATTTTTCCCAATTTTGCTTTACTTCCTCTTCGTCAGCCACCACCACATCGCTATAAATATGTGGATGACGATCAATTAATTTATCACAAATGGAATTCGCAACATCAGCGATATCAAAATCATTGGTTTCGCTACCAATTTTGGCATAAAAGACAATATGTAATAACAAATCGCCCAACTCTTTTTTGATTTCCTGTAAATCGTTATCTAAAATGGCGTCGCCTAATTCGTAGGTTTCTTCAATCGTCAAATGACGAAGACTTTCAAGTGTTTGTTTTTTATCCCACGGACATTTTTCGCGTAAATCGTCCATGATATCTAAAAGTCGGTTGAAAGCTTGTAGTTGTTGTTGGCGTGTGTTCATGATTTTGTTTTTTGTTTCAAGTTTCAAGTTTGAAATTGTTCTTGAAATTGATTTTTGCACTTGTTTATGTAAAAATAAAAAATCCCACGTGGAAAACGCAGGATTTTAAAGTATAATTTTTAACTACTTATTCAGCAGCTGGAGTTTCTTCTTCTTGTTTGATTTCTTTTGTTAATGCTTCTACAGAAACAAAACCTTTTGGTTGTAATAAGTTGTACCAGTTTAAGATTTTCTTGATATCAGAAGTATATACTCTGTCCTCATCAAATTCTGGTAAAATTTCTCTAAAGTAAGCTTTTAATTTAGCATCATCTTCTTTATGAGACATTGCTAAACCATCATTTTCTTTTGTAGCGATAGATTTGAAAACTTCCGCTAAACGAACTTCTTCAGAGTATGTATAAACTGCAATTTCAGACAACAAACTTACATTTGCTCTCATTCCTACTGTTATCTTTTTTCCGTCTAATAAAGATTCGGCAACAAATCCTGTACGTGTTTGAATTTTTAATTCATATAAACCTGGTTTCCCAGAAATAGCTAATATTTTTTGAATGCTCATTTTTCTTACTTATTAAGGTTGGCAAATATATTATTTTAAAGTAAAAAGTGAAACGTAAAAAGTAAAAAGTTTAAAAGAATTTAAATTTAACTGATTACTAAAAACTGAACACTGAATACTGCAAATTAACGTCCTTTTTTGTTTACGTATTTCATTTTATAATCGGGTCTTGCTTTACCATCCATAATGTTTTGCAATTTTTTCCCTATTAACTTCTTTTTCAACATTGAAAGATGATCTGTAAATAAGATTCCTTCAATATGATCGTATTCATGCTGAATAACACGCGCGATTAAACCATCGTAAACTTCAGTCTTTTTATTAAAGTCTTCGTCCATATACTCTATCGTAATTTTATCATGACGAAAAACATCTTCACGTACATCGGGAATACTTAAACAACCTTCGTTGAATCCCCAAATATCACCTTCTTCTTTGATGATTTTTGCATTAATAAACGTCTTTTTGAAATCTTTCATTAAGGCAGCTTCTTCTTTAGAAACGTCATCACTATCAGAAAAAGGTTCGGTATCAACAATGAACAAACGAATAGGCAATCCAACTTGTGGAGCCGCCAATCCTACGCCATGTGCATGATACATGGTTTCATACATATTAGCAATTGTTTCTTTTAGATTTGGATATTCTGGAGTTATATCCTCTCCTACTTTACGTAAAACTGGTTCTCCGTATCCGTATATTGGTAAAATCATGCTGTAAATTTTATTATTTGTAAACTTAAAGTTGGAATTGTTACATCAAATTCGATGCAAAAGTACTATTTTTTGTAATGTAAATAATCCTGAAGCATAATTGTTGCGGCAATTTCGTCAACCAAAGCTTTATTTTGACGTTGTTTTTTCTTTAAACCGCTATCAATCATGGTTTGAAATGCCATTTTAGAAGTAAAACGTTCATCTACACGTTCAACAGGCATTTCAGGAAAATTACTTTTGAAAGTCTCAAGAAATTTATTGATTATTTCCGCACTTTGCGAAGGCGTTCCATCCATTTGCTTTGGTTCGCCCAAAATTACTTTCTCTACTTTTTCTTTACCAAAATAATCCTTTAAAAAAGAAATTGCCGTTTCAGAAGCTACAGTAGTTAAGCCAAAAGCTATCATCTGCATTTCATCGGTAACAGCTATTCCTGTCCGTTTTATTCCGTAATCTATTGCTAAAATTCGCATATACTACTATTTTAAGCAAATATAAGGTCTTCTAAATAATAAAACTATTCTTCTAATTGTAATATTTTAGCTGTACTTGATTTTACTTGAGTAAACAATTCTTCATTTTCGTTTAGTTGAGCACCATAAGAGGGAATCATTATTTTCATTTTTGATTGCCAATCAGCCGATTTTATTTGTTCACCAAAACATCTTTCGAGTAATTCAATCATTACTGAAACCGCAGTAGAAGCTCCAGGAGAAGCACCTAATAAAGCGGCTAAAGTACAATCCGAAGAAGAAACGATTTCTGTACCAAATTGCAATATTCCTTTACCATTTTCATCTTTCTTAATAATTTGAACTCGATTCCCTGCTTGTTCTAAAACCCAATCTTCTGGTTTAGCATTAGGGAAATATTCTTTTAATGCTTCAACACGTTCTTCATGCGATTGCATTACTTGTTCAATTAAATATTTTGTAAGCGGTATATTATTTGCTCCAGCATATAACATTGGCCAAAGATTACTCGTTTTTATTGATTTCAATAAATCAAAATACGAACCTTTCTTCAAAAATTTAGTTGTAAATCCGGCATAGGGACCAAATAATAATTCTTGTTTCCCACCGATAACACGAGTATCTAAATGAGGAACCGACATTGGAGGTGCTCCTATTGCAGCTTTACCATAAACTTTTGCATGATGTTGTTTGATGATAGTTTCATTTGTGCAACGCAGCCATTGACCACTAACTGGAAAACCTCCAAAACCTTTTCCTTCAAAAATTTTAGATTTTTCTAACAAAGGTAATGAGCCACCACCTGCACCAATGAAGATAAATTTTGTTATTATTTTTCTTTTTTTTCCAGTTTGCAAATCTTTAACCTTTACAACCCATTCATTATTTATATTTTTCTTCAACTTGGCAACTTCATGCTGAAAATGCATATTTACATCTTGCTGACTTTGCAAATAACCAAACATTTGACGTGTTAAATTTCCAAAATTCACATCAGTTCCACGTTGCATAAAAGTTCCAGCTACTTGCTCATCTTCATTTCTTCCCTCCATTACTAAAGGCATCCATTCTTTCAATTCTGTAGGGTCAACTGAAAGTTTCATTTCTTTAAACAATGGTGATTGTGTCATCAACTTATATCGCTTCTTTAAAAAAGAGACATTGTTTTTACCCCAAACAAAACTAACATGAGGAACTGTTTTAATAAACTTTTCAGGGGTTTGGATTAAGTTTTCTTTAACCAAATATGACCAAAATTGTCTTGAAACCTCAAATTGCTCAGCAATCTGGATTGCTTTAGAAATATTTATATTCCCTTTACTGTCTTGAGGTGTATAATTTAATTCGCAAAAAGCAGAATGACCTGTTCCTGCATTATTCCATGCATCAGAACTTTCAGTAGAAATAGCATCTAATTTTTCAAAAATTTCAATTGAAATATTAGGCTGTAATTGTTTTAATAAAGTCCCTAAAGTAGCGCTCATTATTCCTGAACCAACCAATACAATATCTGCTTTTATTTCCATGATAAAATATTTTGTGAATTAAAAATCGCAAAGATATTTCAATGACTTTAATTAAATTAAATGTTTACATATGGTTTTATTAAAAAAATATAAATGAAAACGTTATCGTTAATAACTATTTTGTTAAAATAAACTATTAAGTATAAAAACTATTATTTGTGATATTATCATGCTATTAAATCTTTTATACTATAAAAATTTAAAAACCTTTTATCTTTGCAGAAAAAAAAGATGAATAGCTTACAATCAACAATAGAACAAGCTTGGGAAAACCGCGCTTTACTTCAAGAAGAAACTACGCAAAAAGCCATAAGAGAAGTAATAGAATTATTAGATAGTGGAAAACTTCGTGTGGCTGAACCAGTTGATCCCGAAGTTTCGGGAGGCTGGAAAGTAAACGAATGGGTGAAAAAAGCTGTGGTAATGTACTTCCCAATTCAAAAAATGGAAACTTGGGAATCGGGTATTTTTGAATATCACGACAAAATGTTATTAAAACGCAATTATGCTGAAAAAGGAATTCGTGTAGTTCCTAATGCTGTTGCACGATATGGTGCTTATATATCAAGTGGTGTTATTATGATGCCTAGTTATGTTAACATTGGCGCATATGTTGATGAAGGCACAATGGTTGATACATGGGCAACAGTAGGAAGTTGTGCTCAAATTGGAAAACATGTTCATTTAAGTGGTGGTGTAGGAATTGGTGGTGTTTTAGAACCATTACAAGCTGCTCCTGTAATCATTGAAGATGGTGCATTCATTGGCTCAAGATGTATTGTAGTTGAAGGAGTTCACGTTGGAAAAGAAGCGGTTCTAGGTGCTAATGTATGCTTAACAGGTTCTACAAAAATTATTGACGTAACAGGTAATGAACCCTTAGAATATAAAGGAGTGGTTCCAGCTCGTTCGGTAGTAATTCCTGGAAGTTATACAAAGAAATTCCCTGCTGGAGAATATCAAGTTCCATGTGCCATCATCATTGGACAAAGAAAACCTTCAACCGATTTGAAAACTTCTTTGAATGATGCTTTAAGAGAATATAATGTAGCGGTATAATTCAAAGTACGAAATACGAAGTTTTAAGTACAAAGTTTAGTTCCAATTCATGATAAAAATGTTGTGAATTGGAATTTTTATTTTCAATAGAAAGTAAATTAGATGTAAATAAATTGTAAATTTTATTCGAATACTTAAATTTGCTGAAAATTATCTTGTATGACAAATTATTTAAGCAGTGTAAAATTATTTTTTAAACGTTACTTATTAGTTCTATTCTTTTATCAAATTTGTCGTTTATTATTCTTTTTTTTTAACAAAAATGCATTTGAAAATGTTGCTGCTA
It encodes the following:
- the mazG gene encoding nucleoside triphosphate pyrophosphohydrolase, encoding MNTRQQQLQAFNRLLDIMDDLREKCPWDKKQTLESLRHLTIEETYELGDAILDNDLQEIKKELGDLLLHIVFYAKIGSETNDFDIADVANSICDKLIDRHPHIYSDVVVADEEEVKQNWEKLKLKEGKKSVLEGVPKSLPALVKASRIQDKVKGVGFDWEEPHQVWDKVQEELNELQVEVQAGNQDKIEAEFGDVLFSMINYARFLKVNPEDALERTNKKFIKRFQYLESKATELGKPLADMTLAEMDVFWEEAKNL
- the def gene encoding peptide deformylase, whose product is MILPIYGYGEPVLRKVGEDITPEYPNLKETIANMYETMYHAHGVGLAAPQVGLPIRLFIVDTEPFSDSDDVSKEEAALMKDFKKTFINAKIIKEEGDIWGFNEGCLSIPDVREDVFRHDKITIEYMDEDFNKKTEVYDGLIARVIQHEYDHIEGILFTDHLSMLKKKLIGKKLQNIMDGKARPDYKMKYVNKKGR
- a CDS encoding 2,3,4,5-tetrahydropyridine-2,6-dicarboxylate N-succinyltransferase, which encodes MNSLQSTIEQAWENRALLQEETTQKAIREVIELLDSGKLRVAEPVDPEVSGGWKVNEWVKKAVVMYFPIQKMETWESGIFEYHDKMLLKRNYAEKGIRVVPNAVARYGAYISSGVIMMPSYVNIGAYVDEGTMVDTWATVGSCAQIGKHVHLSGGVGIGGVLEPLQAAPVIIEDGAFIGSRCIVVEGVHVGKEAVLGANVCLTGSTKIIDVTGNEPLEYKGVVPARSVVIPGSYTKKFPAGEYQVPCAIIIGQRKPSTDLKTSLNDALREYNVAV
- the mqo gene encoding malate dehydrogenase (quinone); this translates as MEIKADIVLVGSGIMSATLGTLLKQLQPNISIEIFEKLDAISTESSDAWNNAGTGHSAFCELNYTPQDSKGNINISKAIQIAEQFEVSRQFWSYLVKENLIQTPEKFIKTVPHVSFVWGKNNVSFLKKRYKLMTQSPLFKEMKLSVDPTELKEWMPLVMEGRNEDEQVAGTFMQRGTDVNFGNLTRQMFGYLQSQQDVNMHFQHEVAKLKKNINNEWVVKVKDLQTGKKRKIITKFIFIGAGGGSLPLLEKSKIFEGKGFGGFPVSGQWLRCTNETIIKQHHAKVYGKAAIGAPPMSVPHLDTRVIGGKQELLFGPYAGFTTKFLKKGSYFDLLKSIKTSNLWPMLYAGANNIPLTKYLIEQVMQSHEERVEALKEYFPNAKPEDWVLEQAGNRVQIIKKDENGKGILQFGTEIVSSSDCTLAALLGASPGASTAVSVMIELLERCFGEQIKSADWQSKMKIMIPSYGAQLNENEELFTQVKSSTAKILQLEE
- the ruvX gene encoding Holliday junction resolvase RuvX, which produces MRILAIDYGIKRTGIAVTDEMQMIAFGLTTVASETAISFLKDYFGKEKVEKVILGEPKQMDGTPSQSAEIINKFLETFKSNFPEMPVERVDERFTSKMAFQTMIDSGLKKKQRQNKALVDEIAATIMLQDYLHYKK
- a CDS encoding shikimate dehydrogenase family protein; its protein translation is MKKKTKKQLKFGLIGRNISYSFSKKYFNEKFEIGHFDNCEYKNYDIESIKDFPKTITEIKGLRGLNVTIPYKEEVIPYLDKLSKTAKKIGAVNCITISKKKNLKGYNTDYFGFKKSIKPLLKEHHKKALILGTGGASKAIAYALRTLKIEYDFVSRTADEFQYKYEELDATIFEEYTIIINTTPVGTYPNIDDCPKLDYSLFTKKHIAYDLIYNPEETAFLRNAKEQGAVTKNGYEMLVLQAEKAWKIWNE
- a CDS encoding DUF5606 family protein encodes the protein MSIQKILAISGKPGLYELKIQTRTGFVAESLLDGKKITVGMRANVSLLSEIAVYTYSEEVRLAEVFKSIATKENDGLAMSHKEDDAKLKAYFREILPEFDEDRVYTSDIKKILNWYNLLQPKGFVSVEALTKEIKQEEETPAAE
- a CDS encoding DUF349 domain-containing protein — protein: MSEATHDNLQNADGQDQMEQLDGVTIISQSVLEEIDNSNAEESEDDTIKEKHEIPVLDYDAMSMEALTDELEKLVDNEKVMAIKDHVEGIRKAFSDKYHHFIDEKKEEFLSQNNEEGLEFEYHFPLKNKFDSIYNTYKSNKAKYFKQLQNNLEQNFAVRESLIEELKNLIDSGDASISDMFKKVNEIRERWKNAGAIPRDKYNILWNNYHFHMERFYDIMHLDKEARDLDLKNNLEQKQAIIAKAKELLNEADVMKAFRELQLLHRVWKEEIGPVDREHREAIWNEFSEITKQMHDKREGLYAEARAKESDNLAVKNEIISQIIALGNEKIDSHSGWQAQIQKMEALREAFFKAGKVPAEVTEETWANFKNAVRAFNANKNVFYKDIKNEQQDNLNKKLALVEKAKSLQDSTDFAATTPIMKKIQDDWKKIGHVPRKYSDSVWKDFKDACNAYFDRMHEARNAETSEEVEAFEKKKAFLEELKSFTLTGEHKADLDAIKAHIATWKTFGKVPYNRRHIEGKFNKILDALFEKLSLSKKDTEMMRFNNRLEQLAEGDDRRALEQEQFFIRKKIDEVQSEIFQLENNIQFISSSSKGENPFIKEVQKSIERHKDDLKLWKEKLQQIKNM